The Streptomyces sp. NBC_01463 DNA window GTGCAGGGCGTCGGCGTCCGCGTCGGAGTACACGGCGACGGTCGCGATGCCGAGCGCACGGCAGGTGCGGAAGATCCGGCAGGCGATCTCGCCCCGGTTGGCGACGAGCAGAGTGGTGATCATCTGGTTTCTCACATCCGGAAGATGCCGAAGCCGCCGCGGGCGCCCTCGACCGGTGCGGTGTGGATGGCGGACAGGCACATCCCGAGGACGGTCCTGGTGTCGCGCGGGTCGATCACCCCGTCGTCGTACAGCCGCCCGGACAGGAACATCGGCAGGGACTCGGCCTCGATCTGCTGCTCGACCATGGCGCGCAGTCCGGCGTCCGCCTCGTCGTCGTACGGGCGGCCCTTCGCGGCGGCCGACGCGCGGGCGACGATGGACAGCACCCCGGCCAGCTGCTGCGGCCCCATGACGGCGGACTTGCTGCTGGGCCAGGCGAACAGGAAGCGCGGGTCGTAGGCCCGGCCGCACATGCCGTAGTGCCCGGCACCGTACGAGGCGCCCATCAGGACCGACAGGTGCGGGACCCTGGAGTTGGAGACGGCGTTGATCATCATCGCGCCGTGCTTGATGATGCCGCCCTGCTCGTACTCCTTGCCGACCATGTAGCCGGTGGTGTTGTGCAGGAACAGGAGCGGGATGTCGCGCTGGTTGGCGAGCTGGATGAACTGGGCGGCCTTCTGCGACTCCTCGCTGAACAGCACGCCCTGCGCGTTGGCGAGGATGCCGACGGGGTACCCGTGCAGCCTGGCCCAGCCGGTGACCAGGCTGGTCCCGTACAGCGGTTTGAACGTGTCGAAGTCCGAGCCGTCGACCAGCCGGGCAATGACCTCGCGCGGGTCGAACGGCACCTTCAGGTCCCCTGGCACGATGCCGAGCAGCTCGTCCTCGTCGTACTTCGGCGGTTCGGCCGGTCCCGGATCGGGCTGCGCCTTGCGCCAGTTGAGGCGGGCGACGATGCGGCGGGCCTGGCGCAGGGCGTCCTGCTCGTCGACGGCGAAGTGGTCGGCGAGGCCGGAGGTGCGGGCGTGCATCTCGGCGCCGCCGAGCGACTCGTCGTCGCTCTCCTCGCCGGTGGCCATCTTGACCAGGGGCGGGCCGCCGAGGAAGACCTTCGACCGGTCCTTGATCATGACGGTGTGGTCGGACATCCCGGGGACGTACGCCCCGCCGGCCGTCGAGTTCCCGAAGACGACGGCCACGGTCGGGATGCCGGCGGCGGAGAGCCGGGTGAGGTCGCGGAAGAGCGCCCCGCCCGGGATGAAGATCTCCTTCTGGGAGGGCAGGTCGGCGCCTCCCGACTCCACCAGGCTGATGGTGGGCAGCCGGTTGGCGAAGGCGATCTCGTTGGCCCGCAGGGCCTTCTTCAGCGTCCAGGGGTTGGAGGCGCCGCCGCGTACGGTCGGGTCGTTGGCCGTGATCAGGCACTCCACGCCCGACACCACCCCGATCCCGGTGACGAGCGAGGCGCCGACCGCATAGTCGCTGCCCCAGGCGGCGAGCGGGGACAGCTCCAGGAACGGGGTGTCGCGGTCGACGAGCAGCTCGATCCGCTCGCGGGCCAGCAGCTTGCCGCGCGCCCGGTGCCGCTCGACGTACTTCTCGCCGCCGCCCTCCAGCGCCTTGGCGTGCGCGGCGTCCAGTTCGGCGAGCTTGCCGAGCATCGCGGAACGGTTGGCGGTGTAGTCGGGGCTCGCGGTGTCGAGCCCGGTGGGCAGGACGGTCATGCGTGCACCTCCGGTGCGTCGGCACTGTCCAGCAGCGCCACGGGTATCTCCAGGCGGCGCGCGCGCAGCCACTCCCCCAGTGCCTTGGCCTGCGGGTCGAAGCGGTGCTGGGCGGCGACCCCTTCGCCGAGCAGCCCGTGGACGGTGAAGTTCAGGGCGCGCAGGTTCGGCAGGACCTGGCGTACGACGGTGAGCGGGGCGGTCTCCGGGAGGAGTGCGCGGAACCGCTCGACGGTCAGCTCGTGGGCCAGCCACCGCCATGCCTCGTCGCTCCGGACCCACACCCCGACGTTGGCGTCCCCGCCCTTGTCCCCGCTGCGGGCCCCCGCGACGAGCCCGAGCGGCGCGGACCGGGTGGGCCCCGCGGCCAACGGCTCGGGCAGCGGCGGCTGTTCGGCGTCCACGAGGGGCAGCGTCCGGGCGGGCGGCTCCTGCACCTCGCGCCGCCCGTCCGGGAGCACGGCGACGTGCGTCACGTCTCCCGCCGGTACGTACCGGGCCTCGAACACCCCGTAGGGCGCGCCCTTTCCGGGCGGGGCGGTGACGTGGAAGCCCGGGTAGCTGCCGAGGGCCAGCTCGATCGCGGCGCCGGAGAGGGCGCGCCCTACGGCGTCCGGGTCCTGGTCGCGGACGACGAGCCGGAGCAGGGCGCTCGCGGTCTCCTCGGTGCCGGCGTCGTCCCGGTCGGTACGGGCCAGCTCCCACCGCACGTCGTCCGGCTGCCGTCCGGCGCGCGCGAACGCGTCCGCGAACTGGTCCCTGACCAGCCGGGCCTTGTCCTCGATGTCGAGGCCGGTGAGGACGAAGACGACCTCGTTGCGCCAGCCGCCGAGCCGGGTGAGTCCGGCCTTGAGGGTGGGCGGCGGGGCCTCGCCGCGCACCCCGGAGATCCGGACCCGGCCGGGTCCGTCGGAAGACAGCCGTACGGTGTCGAGCCGGGCGGTGACGTCGGGGCCGGCGTACCGGGCGCCGCCGGTCTCGTAGAGCAGCTGGGCGGTGACCGTGCCGAGGTCGACGACGCCGCCCGTGCCGTCGTGCTTGGTGATGACGGACGTCCCGTCGGCGTGGATCTCGGCGACGGGGAAGCCGGGGCGCCGGACGTCGTGGCCCCGGAAGAAGGAGTAGTTCCCGCCGGTGGCCTGGGTGCCGCACTCCAGCACGTGGCCGGCGACGACGGCTCCGGCGAGCGCGTCGTGGTCCTCGGGGCCCCAGCCGAAGCGGGCGGCGGCGGGTCCGGTGACGAGGGCGGCGTCGGTGACCCGGCCGGTGACCACGACGTCGGCACCGGCCCGCAGACAGGCGGCGATGCCCGCGCCGCCGAGGTAGGCGTTGGCGGTGAGGTACCCGTCGGGTACGGGGATGCTGTCGCCCTCGACGTGGGCGACGCGCACGGGCACACCGACCTTGCCGGCCAGCTCCCGCACCGCGTCGGCCAGTCCGGCCGGGTTGAGCCCGCCGGCGTTGGTGACGATCCGCACCCCGCGCTCGTGGGCGAGCCCGAGCCCCTCCTCCAGCTGGCGCAGGAAGGTGGTGGCGTAGCCGCGCGAGGGGTCCTTGAGCCGGCTGCGGCCGAGGATGAGCATGGTGAGCTCGGCGAGATAGTCACCGGTGAGGACGTCGAGCGGGCCGCCGGTGAGCATCTCGCGCACGGCGTCGAAGCGGTCGCCGTAGAACCCGGAGGCGTTGCCGATCCGCAGCGGCGGGGCGGCGTTCACGGGCGGCTTGGCGGCGGGCGGCGCGGTCATCGGTCCGCCTTCGGCGCCCGCCCTGTTCCGGCGGGCCCGGCGAAGGCCTGCGCGATGTCCAGCCAGGCGTCGGCGTCGGCGCCCTCGGCCCGGACGGCGAGGTCGTCGCGGTGGGCGCGCTGGGTGACGAGCAGGCAGAAGTCGTGGAGGGGGCCGGTGACCCGCTGGGCGGCGTCCTCGGGCCCGAAGACGACCGGATCGCCGTCGGGCGCG harbors:
- a CDS encoding DUF1446 domain-containing protein; translated protein: MTAPPAAKPPVNAAPPLRIGNASGFYGDRFDAVREMLTGGPLDVLTGDYLAELTMLILGRSRLKDPSRGYATTFLRQLEEGLGLAHERGVRIVTNAGGLNPAGLADAVRELAGKVGVPVRVAHVEGDSIPVPDGYLTANAYLGGAGIAACLRAGADVVVTGRVTDAALVTGPAAARFGWGPEDHDALAGAVVAGHVLECGTQATGGNYSFFRGHDVRRPGFPVAEIHADGTSVITKHDGTGGVVDLGTVTAQLLYETGGARYAGPDVTARLDTVRLSSDGPGRVRISGVRGEAPPPTLKAGLTRLGGWRNEVVFVLTGLDIEDKARLVRDQFADAFARAGRQPDDVRWELARTDRDDAGTEETASALLRLVVRDQDPDAVGRALSGAAIELALGSYPGFHVTAPPGKGAPYGVFEARYVPAGDVTHVAVLPDGRREVQEPPARTLPLVDAEQPPLPEPLAAGPTRSAPLGLVAGARSGDKGGDANVGVWVRSDEAWRWLAHELTVERFRALLPETAPLTVVRQVLPNLRALNFTVHGLLGEGVAAQHRFDPQAKALGEWLRARRLEIPVALLDSADAPEVHA
- a CDS encoding acyl-CoA carboxylase subunit beta, with the translated sequence MTVLPTGLDTASPDYTANRSAMLGKLAELDAAHAKALEGGGEKYVERHRARGKLLARERIELLVDRDTPFLELSPLAAWGSDYAVGASLVTGIGVVSGVECLITANDPTVRGGASNPWTLKKALRANEIAFANRLPTISLVESGGADLPSQKEIFIPGGALFRDLTRLSAAGIPTVAVVFGNSTAGGAYVPGMSDHTVMIKDRSKVFLGGPPLVKMATGEESDDESLGGAEMHARTSGLADHFAVDEQDALRQARRIVARLNWRKAQPDPGPAEPPKYDEDELLGIVPGDLKVPFDPREVIARLVDGSDFDTFKPLYGTSLVTGWARLHGYPVGILANAQGVLFSEESQKAAQFIQLANQRDIPLLFLHNTTGYMVGKEYEQGGIIKHGAMMINAVSNSRVPHLSVLMGASYGAGHYGMCGRAYDPRFLFAWPSSKSAVMGPQQLAGVLSIVARASAAAKGRPYDDEADAGLRAMVEQQIEAESLPMFLSGRLYDDGVIDPRDTRTVLGMCLSAIHTAPVEGARGGFGIFRM